The DNA region CGGCCGCCGGTGCGTTCCAGTTCGTGCAGGAGTGTCGTCATCAATTTCGCTCCGGTTGCGCCGAGCGGGTGACCGAGGGCGATCCCGCCGCCGTTGACGTTGACCCGGTCGGGGTCGGCCCCGGTCTCCTTCAGCCAGGCCAGGACGACGGGGGCGAATGCCTCGTTGATCTCGACCAGGTCGATGTCGTCAATGGTCATTCCGGCTTTCTCGAGCGCGTACACGGTGGCCGGGATGGGTGCCGACAGCATGCGGATCGGGTCCTCGCCGCGTACCGAGAGGTGGTGGACGCGGGCGCGCGGGGTGAGGCCGTGCTCGGCCACGGCGCGCTCGGAGGCGATGAGCACGGCGGCGGCGCCGTCGGAGATCTGCGAGGAGCACGCGGCGGTGATCGTGCCGCCGTCCAGGACCGGCTTCAGCGCCGCCATCTTCTCCAGGGTGGTGTCGCGGCGCGGCCCCTCGTCGGTGGTGACGTCGCCGAGGGCGACGGTCTCGCGGGCGAAGCGGCCCTCGTCGATGGCGCGGATCGCGCGCCGGTGGGAGCGGAGCGCGAACTCCTCCATGTCCAGGCGGCCGATGCCCCACTTCTCGGCGATCAGTTGGGCGCCGTGGAACTGGTTGACCGGTGCGTCGCCGTACCGGGCGTGCCAGCCTTCGCTGCCCGCGTACGGGCCCTGCGTCAGCCCGAGGGGTTCGGCGGCCTGGCGGGAGGCGAAGGCGATGGGGATCTGCGTCATGGACTGGGTGCCGCCCGCGACGACCAGGTCCTGGGTGCCGGAGAGGACGCCCTGGGCGGCGAAGTGCAGGGCCTGCTGGGAGGAGCCGCACTGCCGGTCGATGGTCACGCCGGGGACCTCCTCGGGCAGTCCGGCCGCCAGCCAGCAGGTGCGGGCGATGTCACCGGCCTGCGGTCCGACGGTGTCGAGGCAGCCGAAGACCACGTCCTCCACGGCGGCCGGATCGATCCCGGTCCGTTCGACGAGGGCCTTGAGGACATGGGCGCCGAGGTCGGCGGGGTGGACGGCGCCGAGGCCGCCCCCGCGTCGGCCGACCGGGGTGCGTACCGCTTCGACTATGTATGCCTCGGCCATGACTGCTGCTCCTTGGTGAGCGCGGGTGGGGTCAGGTGTC from Streptomyces sp. NBC_01591 includes:
- a CDS encoding acetyl-CoA C-acetyltransferase, with amino-acid sequence MAEAYIVEAVRTPVGRRGGGLGAVHPADLGAHVLKALVERTGIDPAAVEDVVFGCLDTVGPQAGDIARTCWLAAGLPEEVPGVTIDRQCGSSQQALHFAAQGVLSGTQDLVVAGGTQSMTQIPIAFASRQAAEPLGLTQGPYAGSEGWHARYGDAPVNQFHGAQLIAEKWGIGRLDMEEFALRSHRRAIRAIDEGRFARETVALGDVTTDEGPRRDTTLEKMAALKPVLDGGTITAACSSQISDGAAAVLIASERAVAEHGLTPRARVHHLSVRGEDPIRMLSAPIPATVYALEKAGMTIDDIDLVEINEAFAPVVLAWLKETGADPDRVNVNGGGIALGHPLGATGAKLMTTLLHELERTGGRYGLQTMCEGGGQANVTIIERL